Proteins found in one Acidobacteriota bacterium genomic segment:
- the acs gene encoding acetate--CoA ligase, whose protein sequence is MADETSAGFDALLTEDRVFAPPEEFAKNANMNDPDIYAKAEADPEGFWAGIASELEWSRPWDTILDWQPPDAKWFVGGKINASVNCVDRHALGSRRDKRAIVWEGEPGDQKTLTYGELHVEVQKCANVLKRLGVGHGDRVAVYLPMIPELPIVMLACARIGAVHSVVFGGFSAESLRDRINDMQAKLLVTADGGFRRGGVVPLKEISDAALDGAPSVDAVLLIKREGLETPFQVVAGRDHWYHELMAQVPETCEARENDAEDLLFTLYTSGTTGKPKGIAHTTGGYLTGTYITTKWVFDLKEDDIYWCSADIGWVTGHSYLVYGPLANGATCVMYEGAPDTPGRDRFWDMIERHKVTIFYTAPTAIRAFMKWGPEHVTKHDLSTLRLIGSVGEPINPEAWMWYHTHVGGGRCPIVDTWWQTETGSILITPLPGLTTLKPGSASRPFPGLRPAVVTEAGEEVKVGGGYLVQTRPWPSMLRTIYGDHDRYVATYWGRWGHATYVTGDGAKVDDDGYFWLLGRVDDVLNVAGHRVGTMEVESALVDHQEVAEAAVVGKEHEIKGQGICAFVTLKEGVQSSDEKVEELRQHVATKIGAIAKPDEILWTVDLPKTRSGKIMRRLLRDIAAGKALGDVTTLADPSIVAKLREQYEEKEG, encoded by the coding sequence GTGGCTGACGAGACTTCCGCCGGATTCGATGCACTGCTGACCGAGGACCGCGTCTTCGCGCCTCCCGAGGAGTTCGCGAAGAACGCGAACATGAACGACCCGGACATCTACGCCAAGGCGGAAGCCGACCCGGAGGGGTTCTGGGCCGGGATCGCGAGCGAGCTGGAGTGGAGCCGGCCGTGGGACACCATCCTCGACTGGCAGCCGCCCGACGCCAAGTGGTTCGTCGGGGGAAAGATCAACGCCAGCGTCAACTGCGTCGACCGGCACGCGCTGGGCAGCCGCCGCGACAAGCGGGCGATCGTCTGGGAAGGCGAGCCCGGTGATCAGAAGACGCTCACCTACGGCGAGCTGCACGTCGAAGTGCAGAAGTGCGCGAACGTGCTGAAGCGGCTCGGCGTCGGCCACGGCGATCGGGTGGCGGTGTACCTGCCGATGATCCCCGAGTTGCCGATCGTCATGCTCGCTTGCGCGCGGATTGGCGCCGTGCACAGCGTCGTCTTCGGCGGATTCTCCGCCGAATCGCTTCGCGACCGGATCAACGACATGCAGGCGAAGCTGCTCGTCACCGCCGACGGCGGGTTCCGGCGCGGGGGCGTCGTTCCGCTCAAGGAAATCTCGGACGCGGCGCTCGACGGGGCGCCGAGCGTCGACGCGGTGCTCCTGATCAAGCGCGAGGGGCTCGAGACGCCGTTCCAGGTGGTGGCGGGCCGCGACCACTGGTACCACGAACTGATGGCGCAGGTGCCGGAGACCTGCGAGGCGCGCGAGAACGACGCCGAGGACCTGCTGTTCACGCTCTACACCTCAGGCACCACCGGCAAGCCGAAGGGGATTGCGCACACGACGGGCGGCTACCTCACCGGGACCTACATCACGACGAAGTGGGTCTTCGACCTGAAGGAAGACGACATCTACTGGTGCAGCGCTGACATCGGCTGGGTGACCGGACACAGCTACCTCGTGTACGGCCCGCTCGCCAACGGCGCCACCTGCGTCATGTACGAGGGCGCCCCCGACACGCCGGGCCGCGACCGTTTCTGGGACATGATCGAGCGCCACAAGGTGACCATCTTCTACACGGCGCCCACCGCCATCCGCGCCTTCATGAAGTGGGGCCCGGAACATGTCACGAAGCACGACCTCAGCACGCTGCGGCTGATCGGATCCGTGGGCGAGCCGATCAACCCCGAGGCATGGATGTGGTACCACACGCATGTCGGCGGCGGTCGTTGCCCGATCGTCGACACCTGGTGGCAGACCGAGACCGGCAGCATCCTGATCACGCCGCTGCCGGGTCTGACGACGCTCAAGCCGGGCTCCGCCTCGCGGCCGTTCCCGGGCCTGCGGCCGGCGGTGGTGACCGAGGCCGGCGAGGAGGTGAAGGTGGGCGGCGGCTACCTGGTGCAGACGCGCCCCTGGCCATCGATGCTCCGGACGATCTACGGCGATCACGACCGCTACGTCGCCACCTACTGGGGCCGCTGGGGCCACGCCACCTACGTCACCGGCGACGGGGCCAAGGTGGACGACGACGGCTACTTCTGGCTGCTCGGCCGCGTTGATGACGTCCTCAACGTCGCCGGCCACCGGGTCGGCACGATGGAGGTCGAGAGCGCCCTCGTCGACCACCAGGAGGTGGCCGAAGCGGCGGTCGTCGGCAAGGAGCACGAGATCAAGGGGCAGGGGATCTGCGCCTTCGTCACCCTCAAGGAGGGAGTCCAGTCCTCGGACGAGAAGGTGGAGGAACTCCGCCAGCACGTCGCCACGAAGATCGGCGCCATCGCCAAGCCGGACGAGATCCTCTGGACCGTCGACCTGCCGAAGACGCGCTCCGGCAAGATCATGCGCCGTCTGCTCCGCGACATCGCGGCCGGCAAGGCGCTGGGCGACGTCACGACGCTGGCCGACCCGTCCATCGTCGCGAAGCTGCGCGAGCAGTACGAGGAGAAGGAAGGCTAG